The Aureispira anguillae genome contains a region encoding:
- the ung gene encoding uracil-DNA glycosylase — MAEIIDVKIEESWKKALNNEFQEDYFSKIKTFLKGEYAAGKTIYPPGNLIFNAFDTVPLPELKVVILGQDPYHGPGQAHGLSFSVPKTAKIPPSLRNVYKELTEDIPGFEKPKHGNLETWAKQGVFLLNAFLTVEHKKAGSHQKIGWGKFTDAVIQKISDEREGVVFMFWGNFAKKKAVLVDSNKHLILEAAHPSPLAGTAFLGNKHFSQANAYLEQQGKKGIDWILPLD, encoded by the coding sequence ATGGCTGAAATAATAGATGTAAAAATTGAAGAAAGCTGGAAAAAGGCACTAAATAACGAATTTCAAGAAGATTACTTTTCTAAGATTAAAACCTTTTTGAAGGGAGAGTATGCGGCAGGAAAAACAATATACCCTCCTGGCAATTTGATTTTTAATGCCTTTGATACGGTTCCGTTGCCTGAGCTAAAAGTCGTTATTCTAGGGCAAGATCCTTATCATGGACCAGGACAGGCTCATGGGCTTTCTTTTTCGGTACCCAAAACAGCAAAAATACCTCCATCTTTAAGGAATGTCTATAAGGAATTGACAGAAGATATTCCTGGCTTCGAAAAACCCAAACATGGCAACTTGGAAACTTGGGCAAAACAAGGAGTCTTTTTGCTCAATGCTTTTTTGACGGTAGAACATAAAAAAGCGGGATCGCATCAAAAAATAGGTTGGGGTAAATTTACAGATGCCGTAATTCAAAAAATATCGGATGAACGAGAGGGAGTTGTTTTTATGTTTTGGGGAAATTTCGCCAAAAAGAAAGCGGTATTGGTAGATTCCAACAAACATTTAATTTTGGAAGCTGCGCATCCTTCTCCTTTGGCGGGCACTGCATTTTTAGGAAACAAACATTTCTCTCAGGCAAATGCTTATTTAGAACAACAAGGGAAAAAAGGAATTGATTGGATTTTACCCTTAGATTAA